In the genome of Bacteroidota bacterium, one region contains:
- a CDS encoding DUF4160 domain-containing protein, with product MPTIIWIRKFRFFFYSNELGEAPHIHIQSDNKTAKFWLTPVKLSKSIRFTPKELRRLEKLVAENKNKFLEVWNEYFNTK from the coding sequence ATGCCAACAATAATATGGATTCGTAAATTTCGTTTTTTCTTTTATAGTAATGAATTAGGTGAAGCACCACATATTCATATACAAAGTGATAATAAAACGGCAAAGTTTTGGCTAACTCCGGTAAAATTATCAAAATCAATTAGATTTACACCAAAAGAATTGAGAAGATTGGAAAAATTAGTTGCAGAAAATAAAAATAAATTTTTGGAGGTTTGGAATGAGTATTTTAATACAAAATGA